A stretch of Thermodesulfobacteriota bacterium DNA encodes these proteins:
- a CDS encoding CHASE2 domain-containing protein, producing MVSSPCIKKATLIVFALVFLILCNKGWGRIVIVDVDDKSIEELGMWPWTRDIHGRLIDVLNQYGTKAIIFDIIFSEPDSRYPEKDQVLIDAVKKSQNIFFASVFYPLTEGKPRVIERMNLLDRFKISYQKTISEDIRYIRGALLPIEGLSVHAKGVGFVNVFPDEEVKSVHGKGMISIPQRGMVTQFPLLMMYRGKAYPSLPLLVALDYLNLKLNAIRIKPDSYLQINNLRIPIDSKGDFKLRFSTPYTRFSHHSYIDVLKRKDNTLPRILKDALVIVSYNATGLSDFKVTPVSSYFPGSELIATAIDNIVLLGRAHFEKNQLPFR from the coding sequence ATGGTGTCGAGTCCTTGTATTAAAAAGGCAACATTAATAGTTTTTGCACTTGTATTTCTCATCCTGTGTAATAAAGGATGGGGTAGGATAGTTATCGTAGATGTGGATGATAAGAGTATAGAAGAGCTGGGGATGTGGCCCTGGACAAGGGATATACATGGCAGGTTAATAGATGTCTTGAACCAGTATGGTACGAAAGCTATAATCTTTGACATCATATTTTCTGAGCCTGATTCCAGGTATCCTGAAAAGGATCAGGTTTTAATAGATGCAGTGAAGAAAAGCCAGAATATCTTTTTTGCATCGGTCTTTTATCCTCTAACTGAAGGGAAACCTCGAGTCATTGAAAGGATGAATCTGCTTGACAGATTCAAAATATCTTATCAAAAGACAATATCAGAAGATATACGATATATCAGAGGTGCCCTTCTCCCCATTGAAGGACTGTCTGTCCATGCAAAAGGAGTGGGATTTGTAAATGTGTTTCCTGATGAAGAGGTGAAGTCTGTCCATGGCAAGGGGATGATAAGCATACCCCAAAGGGGGATGGTAACGCAATTTCCACTTCTGATGATGTACAGAGGAAAAGCATATCCTTCTCTGCCTCTTTTGGTAGCATTGGATTATCTCAACCTTAAGCTGAATGCAATAAGGATAAAGCCTGATAGTTACCTTCAGATAAATAACTTGCGGATACCGATTGATAGTAAAGGAGACTTTAAACTCAGATTTTCTACCCCTTATACCAGATTTAGCCACCACTCTTATATAGATGTCTTAAAAAGAAAGGATAATACCCTGCCCCGTATTCTTAAAGATGCCCTGGTTATCGTGAGTTACAATGCGACAGGGTTATCTGACTTTAAGGTTACCCCGGTTTCCAGCTACTTTCCGGGCTCAGAGCTTATAGCTACTGCCATCGACAACATTGTTTTATTAGGACGTGCACATTTTGAAAAAAACCAGTTGCCTTTTAGGTAA
- a CDS encoding HEAT repeat domain-containing protein, producing MKSLLIIFLSCILLFFSGCSQKPPDTDTLISELKSKSTSKRVRAIKLLSTRKDRKVIEPMVEALGDEDEMVRIFAAKGLGNFKDGRILSPLIKALEDEDEWVRMFAANSLGTVNDESTIKPLLKAFKRDKGGVIDYAALAIRYPGNKKAIKAIHDIKDSKGETEKILAEDALAFSNTLKGEKNLNEFLIHSLNNRDIKVRKLSVLACSLIRDNRVVEPLISFLRDKNEEIRRFSANALAYLGDKRAVIPLIDSLRDRDKDVRKASAFALGFLGDESALKPLIKIVQREDDEDVKAFAALALGFLGSKKALKPLIKALNDPRVWVRAFTAESLGRLRDRKAIKKLELMLNKGEEEREVRKRVEWAIVQIQKYGN from the coding sequence ATGAAAAGTTTATTGATTATTTTCCTCTCGTGTATATTGTTGTTCTTTTCAGGTTGTAGCCAGAAGCCACCAGATACAGATACCCTGATATCCGAGCTCAAAAGTAAAAGTACCAGCAAAAGGGTTAGAGCTATAAAGTTATTGAGCACCCGAAAAGACAGGAAAGTGATTGAGCCAATGGTGGAGGCATTGGGCGACGAAGATGAAATGGTCAGGATCTTTGCGGCAAAGGGGTTGGGTAATTTTAAAGACGGAAGGATTTTAAGCCCTTTAATTAAGGCATTAGAAGACGAAGATGAATGGGTCAGGATGTTTGCAGCGAACTCGCTGGGGACAGTGAATGATGAGAGTACGATAAAGCCTTTGTTGAAGGCATTTAAAAGGGATAAGGGAGGGGTGATTGATTATGCTGCTTTAGCAATACGATACCCCGGAAACAAGAAGGCAATCAAAGCAATACATGATATAAAAGATAGTAAGGGTGAGACAGAAAAGATTTTAGCTGAAGATGCGTTAGCCTTTTCTAATACCCTGAAAGGGGAAAAGAACCTGAATGAATTCCTGATTCATTCATTGAATAACAGAGATATTAAGGTTAGAAAATTGTCTGTCCTCGCCTGTAGTCTGATTAGAGATAACAGGGTTGTAGAGCCTTTGATAAGCTTCCTTAGAGATAAAAATGAAGAAATTAGAAGATTTTCTGCAAATGCCCTTGCTTATTTAGGGGATAAGAGGGCTGTTATTCCCTTGATCGACAGTTTAAGAGATAGAGATAAGGATGTTCGTAAAGCCTCTGCGTTTGCCCTGGGATTCTTAGGAGACGAAAGTGCTCTAAAACCGTTAATTAAAATAGTACAGAGGGAAGATGATGAAGATGTGAAGGCTTTTGCCGCCCTGGCACTGGGTTTTCTGGGTAGCAAGAAGGCATTAAAACCACTTATTAAAGCTTTGAATGACCCAAGAGTCTGGGTTAGAGCCTTTACCGCTGAATCTCTCGGCAGATTAAGGGACAGAAAGGCTATAAAGAAATTAGAATTGATGTTGAATAAAGGGGAGGAAGAAAGGGAGGTAAGAAAGAGGGTAGAATGGGCGATTGTACAGATCCAAAAATACGGAAATTGA
- a CDS encoding O-antigen ligase family protein, with amino-acid sequence MAPNLKVFDRIIEGGLIFIIVFTPLAFGAVHVATYTVMELTVIFLIVLWVLKLFLVNQKVAERKIEIRYSLLLPFFLFIVLILFQMLPLPPSVIKYLSPNTYKLYEQTLPSWHSSINSNFINSDNSTNREVASCKSQVAIQNWMPISIYKHTTKAELFKILAYIGVFFLIINNLVTEEQIKRLVVAIIIMGSIIAFLGIIQMASGTDKIYWFWQSVYWKGKPPGFFGTYVNRNHFAGYMEMVIPLAIGFLISYLPVSSFQGGSWRARIASLESRISKNILFIFVIVLMIAALFLSLSRGGIICFLLSILFLVNFLLFYHRRRKRSTAVFLISIFIVSALFLVWVGISPLLDRLASLREPDKVSPLRPVVYKDTINIVSDFPLVGTGLGTFEYIYPRYKTVKTNLFFEHTHNDYLELLSDTGISGTLFLVGGVLLFLIVIMKRWAKRRNPFVVGMALGGTTGILSILFHSTVDFNMHIPANAMLFFIILALSYAAVHMRSHHRETLRH; translated from the coding sequence ATGGCTCCAAATCTTAAGGTATTTGACAGGATTATAGAAGGCGGCTTGATTTTCATAATTGTATTTACCCCTCTTGCCTTTGGAGCAGTGCATGTCGCTACTTACACTGTAATGGAACTTACTGTTATCTTCCTGATTGTATTGTGGGTTCTGAAATTATTCCTTGTAAATCAGAAAGTAGCGGAGAGGAAAATCGAGATTCGCTACTCATTGCTTTTGCCATTCTTTCTTTTTATTGTTTTAATCCTGTTTCAGATGCTTCCCTTACCACCGTCAGTAATTAAATACCTGTCGCCGAACACCTATAAGCTATACGAACAGACCCTTCCCAGCTGGCATTCCTCAATTAACTCAAACTTTATAAACTCAGATAACTCAACAAACCGTGAAGTTGCAAGTTGCAAGTCGCAAGTCGCGATTCAAAATTGGATGCCAATCTCTATCTATAAACACACTACTAAGGCAGAACTATTTAAGATATTGGCATACATTGGGGTCTTTTTCTTGATAATCAATAATCTGGTAACAGAGGAACAGATAAAACGACTTGTTGTTGCTATAATAATAATGGGATCCATTATAGCCTTTTTGGGAATCATTCAGATGGCAAGCGGGACAGACAAAATATATTGGTTCTGGCAATCTGTATATTGGAAAGGAAAACCTCCTGGTTTTTTTGGGACATATGTCAATAGAAATCACTTCGCTGGATATATGGAGATGGTAATCCCTTTAGCCATCGGCTTTCTGATTTCCTATCTTCCGGTTTCCAGTTTCCAGGGTGGTAGTTGGAGGGCTAGGATTGCTTCCCTTGAATCCCGAATCTCGAAGAACATTCTTTTTATATTTGTTATAGTTCTCATGATTGCTGCCTTATTCTTGTCTCTTTCTCGTGGTGGAATTATATGTTTTTTGTTATCCATACTCTTTTTGGTAAATTTCCTTTTGTTTTATCACAGGCGAAGAAAGAGGAGCACCGCAGTTTTTCTCATTTCCATTTTTATTGTTTCTGCCTTATTTTTGGTTTGGGTGGGTATTAGCCCGCTATTAGACAGGCTGGCTAGTCTGAGGGAGCCTGATAAAGTCAGCCCTCTGAGACCGGTAGTCTATAAGGATACTATCAATATAGTTAGTGATTTCCCATTAGTTGGGACAGGCTTGGGTACTTTTGAATATATCTATCCTCGGTATAAAACAGTAAAAACCAATCTCTTTTTCGAGCATACTCATAATGATTATTTAGAGCTGCTTTCAGATACAGGCATTTCAGGGACACTCTTTCTTGTTGGAGGGGTTCTGCTTTTCCTTATTGTAATTATGAAGAGATGGGCAAAGAGAAGGAACCCTTTTGTGGTAGGCATGGCACTAGGTGGGACAACAGGGATTCTATCCATCCTGTTTCACAGCACAGTGGACTTCAATATGCATATTCCGGCAAATGCAATGCTGTTTTTCATCATACTTGCGCTGAGTTATGCTGCCGTTCACATGAGGAGTCATCATAGAGAGACTCTCAGGCACTGA
- a CDS encoding DUF4962 domain-containing protein yields MKSLLLIVITMIFVLLPSTSWEMFPNLIPNPGFEEDFDRNGIPDCWYKTAGGEGFLHEGNHVLKGGKAVFIYGEGVWRCRIKDIKPNRYYLFSLRIKRDGWRDGEYPEIAIFDKELYLNELFSWGGWIKLSWLIKSGDYKYTTLSLKSPGMSHRVWFDDLYLTEFTIQPVLPIQGETFKGDMPRFEWLLPEDDMILSNELHLSQDENFRNVIILERFSPQGNSHQIAENLKSGKWYWKTKVYKNRNEIASSDVRYFIVESQQSTDISPSTCNLKHSYKGLANEMLANFFPIGIYGADVKDLSELKEAGFNSVQAYSSNVGLLSFLILEAERHHLKLMIRVPDEVWERDITPFFSRVRNSPGILSWYLADEPEGRGIPPSYIWRLNDYVHKMDSTHPTSLVLVRSKKAYDYGDGVDILMVDPYPIPKMPITWLSESIDEARVATFDEKPILAVIQAFDWSAFPVGEYKREWGRNPTYEEERCLTYLAIVHGAKGIFYYTYKGGKYNIRDYPEHWKGIKRIVWELNQIYPLLLAPSANQELDIEIESENLEGVKLQNKPSDIHYTVKFVDNMPSKKHPFVIKKGMYIIAVNVSDKPAKVKMYGSFLKDKVNVVFENRVLSIKERKLADYFGPYEVHIYEM; encoded by the coding sequence GTGAAAAGTTTATTGCTAATAGTAATAACCATGATATTTGTGTTACTGCCATCTACTTCATGGGAGATGTTTCCCAACCTTATCCCTAACCCCGGCTTTGAGGAAGACTTTGACAGAAATGGGATTCCTGACTGCTGGTATAAGACAGCTGGGGGGGAAGGTTTTTTGCATGAAGGTAATCATGTGCTCAAAGGTGGAAAGGCGGTATTTATATACGGGGAAGGGGTTTGGCGATGCAGGATCAAGGATATTAAACCAAACAGGTACTATCTCTTTTCCCTCAGAATCAAACGGGATGGATGGAGAGACGGAGAATATCCTGAGATTGCGATATTTGATAAAGAATTGTATCTGAATGAACTCTTTTCATGGGGAGGATGGATTAAGTTAAGCTGGCTTATTAAATCTGGAGACTATAAGTATACCACCCTTTCCCTGAAAAGTCCTGGAATGAGTCACAGGGTATGGTTCGATGACCTCTATCTGACAGAATTCACTATACAACCTGTCCTTCCTATACAGGGGGAGACCTTTAAAGGAGATATGCCAAGGTTTGAATGGTTGCTTCCTGAAGATGATATGATTCTTTCTAATGAGTTACATCTCTCTCAGGATGAGAATTTCAGGAATGTTATAATCCTTGAAAGGTTTAGTCCCCAGGGAAATTCCCATCAGATAGCAGAGAATTTGAAAAGCGGGAAATGGTACTGGAAAACAAAGGTCTACAAGAATAGAAATGAGATAGCCTCCTCAGATGTTCGATATTTCATTGTTGAAAGTCAACAGTCAACAGACATAAGTCCATCAACCTGCAATTTAAAGCATAGTTATAAGGGGCTGGCAAATGAAATGCTGGCGAATTTTTTCCCCATAGGTATTTACGGAGCTGATGTTAAGGACTTGTCTGAACTTAAAGAAGCTGGTTTTAACAGTGTACAGGCATACTCTTCAAATGTGGGTCTTTTAAGTTTTCTTATACTGGAAGCTGAAAGGCATCATCTGAAGTTAATGATAAGGGTTCCAGACGAGGTGTGGGAACGGGATATAACCCCATTCTTTTCTAGGGTCAGGAACTCTCCGGGTATACTTTCCTGGTATCTGGCTGATGAACCAGAGGGAAGAGGGATTCCTCCAAGCTATATATGGAGATTAAACGACTATGTCCATAAAATGGATTCTACCCATCCAACCAGCCTGGTGCTTGTAAGATCAAAAAAGGCATATGACTATGGGGATGGAGTGGATATACTCATGGTTGACCCATATCCCATCCCTAAGATGCCCATAACCTGGCTTTCTGAATCCATAGATGAAGCAAGGGTAGCCACATTCGATGAGAAGCCGATCCTTGCTGTAATCCAGGCATTTGATTGGTCGGCTTTCCCTGTAGGGGAATATAAAAGGGAGTGGGGCAGGAATCCTACTTATGAGGAAGAGAGATGCCTTACCTATCTTGCTATAGTTCATGGAGCAAAGGGGATATTCTACTATACCTATAAAGGAGGGAAATACAACATAAGGGATTACCCTGAGCACTGGAAGGGGATTAAAAGGATCGTTTGGGAATTAAATCAAATCTATCCGTTACTCCTTGCCCCTTCTGCAAATCAGGAACTAGATATAGAGATTGAATCAGAAAATCTGGAAGGTGTAAAGCTTCAAAATAAGCCTTCAGATATTCACTATACAGTGAAATTTGTGGATAATATGCCTTCTAAAAAGCATCCTTTTGTCATTAAGAAAGGGATGTACATCATAGCCGTAAATGTTAGTGATAAGCCGGCAAAGGTCAAGATGTACGGCTCTTTTTTAAAGGATAAGGTAAATGTTGTATTTGAAAATAGGGTACTCTCTATAAAAGAAAGAAAACTTGCAGATTACTTTGGGCCTTATGAGGTTCATATATATGAAATGTAG
- the rsfS gene encoding ribosome silencing factor, which translates to MVLDSKEKSLLCANAALDKKALNLVVLEIKEMSSIADYFIICSGKSDRQVRGIAYSIEESLKKKGIYPLGVEGFSAAKWILLDYDDVVVHVFYEPIREFYDLEGLWVDVPRIEVNG; encoded by the coding sequence ATGGTTTTAGACTCGAAGGAGAAATCCCTTCTTTGTGCCAATGCCGCTTTAGACAAGAAGGCTTTAAATTTAGTCGTATTAGAAATAAAAGAGATGTCTTCAATAGCTGATTACTTTATAATATGCAGTGGAAAATCAGATCGTCAGGTTCGGGGAATTGCCTATTCGATAGAGGAGAGTTTGAAAAAAAAAGGAATCTACCCCTTGGGTGTTGAGGGATTTTCTGCGGCGAAATGGATACTGTTAGATTACGATGATGTTGTCGTGCATGTATTTTATGAGCCTATTAGAGAGTTCTATGATTTAGAGGGCCTCTGGGTTGATGTTCCGAGAATCGAGGTTAACGGCTAA
- a CDS encoding ComF family protein: MVQFFNAFLDFFFPARCLICEKDIVNTRSQGICESCLSSIRYISSPICLKCGIPFNSDIGRDHLCGTCLTFRVYFAKARAVGFYEGVLQEAIHEFKYNRRTILAKPLGALMMGSRPGSIDFKSYDFLIPVPLHFKRLRERGFNQALSLAKYIGKKHRIPIDYMNLKRIKWESPQINLSKEEREKNVKGVFFLYNKSRFKDKSILLIDDVYTSGATVNECARVLTKAGTGRVDVLTLARAV, encoded by the coding sequence ATGGTGCAGTTTTTTAATGCTTTCCTGGATTTCTTCTTTCCTGCAAGATGCCTTATCTGTGAGAAAGACATTGTCAATACCCGGTCCCAGGGAATTTGTGAATCATGCCTTTCTAGTATAAGGTACATTTCATCTCCGATTTGCCTTAAATGTGGCATACCTTTTAACTCTGATATAGGAAGAGACCATCTTTGCGGGACTTGTTTAACCTTCAGGGTATACTTTGCTAAAGCCAGAGCAGTTGGATTTTATGAAGGGGTGTTGCAAGAGGCTATCCATGAGTTTAAGTACAACAGGAGGACCATCCTGGCTAAGCCTTTAGGTGCTCTTATGATGGGTTCTCGTCCTGGTTCTATTGATTTCAAATCCTATGACTTTTTAATCCCCGTCCCTCTTCATTTTAAAAGATTAAGAGAAAGGGGGTTTAACCAGGCTCTTTCCCTGGCTAAGTATATAGGAAAGAAACACAGGATTCCCATTGATTACATGAACCTTAAAAGGATTAAATGGGAGTCTCCCCAGATTAATCTCAGCAAAGAAGAAAGAGAAAAGAATGTAAAAGGGGTCTTTTTCCTTTATAATAAGAGTAGATTTAAGGACAAGAGTATTTTATTAATTGATGATGTTTATACAAGTGGCGCAACCGTTAATGAATGTGCAAGGGTGTTAACAAAGGCGGGGACAGGCAGGGTAGATGTGTTAACCTTAGCCAGGGCAGTATAA
- a CDS encoding polyprenyl synthetase family protein has protein sequence MELEEVFDLVRDDLQKVEIELSKNVLSYVSLIPDVGKYVLLSGGKRFRPLVLILSAKFCGYTGSCHIPLASIFEFIHTASLLHDDVVDNAEVRRGNSSVNSVWGNEASVLIGDYLFSKSFSLLTSIGDLKILRVLSDATTRLAEGEIMELLKHGDPHTTEEEYISIVTEKTAVLISAACQVGAILGNAPGEKEKALKGFGLNLGIAFQLVDDILDYISTEEEFGKTIGKDLYEGKITLPLIYTLSVCNHSDREKIVNIIESSNHGDRGLSTIIDLIRRYKGVDHAFKRAGGYIEIAKGFLQEFDASTERQALLATADYVIRRKW, from the coding sequence ATGGAACTTGAAGAGGTTTTTGATTTAGTCAGGGATGACCTTCAAAAGGTTGAGATCGAGCTTTCAAAAAATGTGTTATCATATGTTTCATTGATACCGGACGTGGGGAAATACGTCCTGCTAAGTGGTGGAAAGCGTTTCAGACCTTTGGTATTGATCCTTTCTGCAAAATTCTGTGGTTACACAGGCAGCTGCCATATCCCCCTTGCCAGCATATTTGAGTTCATCCATACAGCTTCACTCCTTCATGACGATGTTGTGGACAATGCTGAAGTAAGAAGGGGCAATTCTTCAGTTAACTCTGTGTGGGGAAATGAAGCCAGTGTTTTAATTGGAGACTATCTTTTCTCTAAATCTTTTTCTTTATTAACGTCTATTGGTGATTTAAAGATATTGAGGGTATTGTCTGATGCAACGACCCGTTTGGCTGAAGGAGAAATCATGGAGTTGCTAAAACATGGAGACCCCCATACTACTGAAGAGGAGTATATCTCTATTGTAACTGAGAAGACAGCGGTTTTGATCTCAGCAGCATGTCAGGTTGGGGCTATCCTGGGCAATGCCCCTGGTGAGAAAGAAAAGGCATTAAAAGGTTTCGGTCTAAATCTCGGCATTGCTTTTCAGTTGGTGGATGATATCCTTGACTATATCTCCACTGAGGAAGAATTTGGCAAGACTATTGGAAAAGATCTATATGAAGGGAAGATTACTCTGCCATTAATATATACCTTAAGTGTCTGCAACCACTCCGATAGAGAAAAGATTGTAAATATTATTGAATCCAGTAACCATGGGGACAGGGGGTTATCAACAATAATTGATCTGATCAGGCGATATAAAGGAGTGGACCATGCCTTTAAACGAGCAGGGGGCTATATTGAAATAGCAAAGGGATTTCTGCAAGAGTTTGATGCCTCTACAGAGAGACAAGCCCTTTTAGCAACGGCTGATTATGTTATTAGAAGAAAGTGGTGA
- the aspS gene encoding aspartate--tRNA ligase yields MEGFNRTHHCGQLRVDDINSEVTLMGWVQRRRDHGGLIFVDLRDRYGITQVVFNPDVDRDSHEKAALLRSEYVIAIKGSISKRPEGTKNPNLATGEIEVLVKELKVLNEAKTPPFPIEEDTDVGEDTRLKYRYMDLRRRRLQGNLILRNKAAKTIRDYLYNKGFLEIETPFLTKSTPEGARDYLVPSRVNPGNFYALPQSPQLFKQLLMIAGYDRYFQIVKCFRDEDLRADRQPEFTQIDMELSFIAREDIFRIVEGMMSLVFREVLNVDIKAPFKRLTYDDALERYGVDNPDTRFGLELEDVSDIFEKSEFKVFADAVKQGGVVKAVNAKGCSGFSRKDLDNLVDLARVYGAKGLAWLKYESGTWQSPVAKFLNDSDKTALCERMNLSEGDMLLLVADQTKIANGALGRLRLNIAERLGIIKQNTFDFTWIVDFPLLEYDQDEMRYTAVHHPFTAPVDEDIPKLRTEPDRVRAKAYDLVLNGSEIGGGSLRIYQRELQSAMFEILKIGKEEARAKFGFLLDALMYGAPPHGGMAIGFDRLIMILAGAESIRDVIAFPKTQKATCLMTEAPSKVDSKQLAELSLRLNVLK; encoded by the coding sequence ATGGAAGGTTTCAATAGAACCCACCACTGCGGTCAGTTAAGGGTGGATGATATAAACAGTGAAGTTACTCTAATGGGATGGGTACAACGAAGGAGGGACCACGGAGGTCTTATATTTGTCGACCTGCGGGACAGGTACGGTATTACCCAGGTAGTCTTTAACCCGGATGTGGACAGGGATTCCCACGAGAAGGCGGCTCTGCTTCGTAGTGAATACGTTATAGCGATTAAAGGCAGCATCTCTAAAAGGCCCGAAGGGACCAAAAACCCCAATCTGGCTACAGGGGAGATAGAGGTGCTGGTCAAAGAACTGAAAGTGTTAAACGAGGCAAAAACCCCTCCCTTTCCCATTGAAGAAGATACAGATGTGGGAGAAGATACCCGTCTAAAATACAGATACATGGACCTGAGGAGGAGAAGGCTCCAGGGGAATCTGATCTTGAGAAACAAAGCCGCAAAGACCATAAGGGATTATCTTTATAATAAGGGCTTCCTGGAGATCGAAACCCCTTTTTTAACTAAAAGCACACCTGAGGGAGCCAGAGATTATCTGGTTCCCAGCCGGGTAAATCCTGGCAACTTCTACGCGTTACCCCAGTCCCCTCAATTATTTAAGCAGTTGTTGATGATAGCAGGTTACGACAGGTATTTTCAGATCGTGAAGTGTTTCAGGGACGAAGACCTGAGAGCAGACAGACAGCCTGAATTCACACAGATAGATATGGAGCTGTCCTTTATTGCCCGTGAAGATATATTTAGAATCGTAGAAGGCATGATGTCCTTGGTTTTCAGAGAGGTCTTGAATGTAGATATAAAAGCCCCCTTTAAGAGGCTAACCTACGATGATGCTCTGGAAAGGTATGGCGTGGACAATCCGGACACCAGATTCGGGTTAGAGTTGGAGGACGTCTCTGATATATTCGAAAAATCCGAGTTTAAGGTCTTTGCAGATGCGGTTAAGCAGGGTGGGGTTGTTAAGGCAGTGAATGCGAAGGGTTGTTCCGGCTTTTCCAGAAAGGACCTGGATAACCTGGTGGACCTTGCCAGGGTCTATGGTGCTAAGGGATTGGCATGGTTGAAATACGAATCCGGAACCTGGCAATCCCCTGTCGCCAAGTTCCTGAACGACTCAGATAAAACTGCCCTTTGTGAAAGGATGAATTTATCTGAAGGTGATATGCTACTTCTGGTAGCAGATCAGACGAAGATAGCGAACGGGGCATTGGGACGGTTAAGGCTCAATATAGCTGAGAGATTAGGCATTATTAAGCAGAACACTTTTGACTTTACATGGATTGTAGACTTCCCCTTACTGGAATACGATCAGGATGAAATGAGGTATACGGCAGTGCATCACCCTTTTACGGCACCTGTTGATGAGGACATACCGAAACTAAGGACAGAACCGGACAGAGTGAGGGCCAAGGCGTATGACCTTGTTTTAAATGGCTCTGAGATAGGGGGCGGAAGCCTCAGAATCTATCAAAGGGAATTACAGTCAGCGATGTTTGAAATTCTGAAGATTGGCAAAGAAGAGGCAAGGGCAAAATTTGGCTTCTTGCTGGATGCATTAATGTATGGAGCGCCCCCTCATGGCGGTATGGCAATTGGTTTTGACCGCCTGATTATGATACTTGCCGGAGCCGAGTCTATCAGGGATGTAATAGCCTTTCCAAAGACCCAGAAGGCTACCTGTTTAATGACAGAAGCCCCTTCAAAGGTGGACAGCAAGCAGCTTGCAGAATTGTCTTTAAGATTAAATGTTCTGAAGTAA
- a CDS encoding type II toxin-antitoxin system HicB family antitoxin — translation MEAKLKMIYWKGERFWVGKLLEHPEIMTQGETLEELEENMRDAYMLMAMDDVPDEHEVKELALTV, via the coding sequence ATGGAAGCAAAATTAAAAATGATTTACTGGAAAGGTGAAAGGTTTTGGGTAGGTAAGCTACTGGAACATCCTGAAATCATGACACAGGGAGAAACCTTGGAGGAACTTGAGGAAAACATGAGGGATGCGTATATGCTTATGGCGATGGATGATGTTCCTGACGAGCATGAAGTAAAAGAGCTTGCTTTGACGGTATGA
- a CDS encoding type II toxin-antitoxin system HicA family toxin produces MKRKELIKKITSTGCVLVRHGGRHDLYRNPKTGKKQPVPRHEEIDENLARHIIKELA; encoded by the coding sequence ATGAAGAGAAAAGAACTTATCAAGAAAATCACTTCGACTGGGTGTGTGCTTGTAAGGCATGGCGGCCGTCATGATCTTTACAGAAATCCAAAAACTGGCAAAAAGCAACCCGTCCCAAGGCATGAGGAGATAGATGAAAACCTTGCAAGGCACATAATAAAGGAACTGGCATAA
- a CDS encoding BrnT family toxin — protein sequence MRYYFDWHPNKAKANRKKHGIGFEQASTIFLDPRMIAVFDSEHGEQEDRWATIGIDRNGILLVVVHTFQQLDADCCRIRIISARKATRKEAKQYREENK from the coding sequence GTGCGATACTATTTTGATTGGCATCCCAATAAGGCAAAAGCAAACCGAAAAAAACATGGAATTGGTTTTGAGCAGGCATCCACTATTTTTCTTGATCCAAGAATGATAGCCGTCTTCGACAGTGAGCATGGCGAACAGGAAGACCGATGGGCTACAATTGGAATTGACAGGAACGGTATTTTGTTGGTTGTAGTACATACTTTCCAGCAGTTGGATGCCGACTGTTGCAGGATTAGAATTATTTCTGCCCGCAAGGCAACCAGAAAAGAGGCAAAACAGTATCGGGAGGAAAATAAATGA
- a CDS encoding DUF3568 family protein, with the protein MVRRQLALLVFLGLFTLITSCGPLLIAGGAGLGAGGVIWYKGELETTLQASIHQTRSATLDALKDFKLPVASEKKDNLVVIIDSEISDGTRIWIKLNSLAESATKVNIRVGILGDEAMSNRILEAIKRNLK; encoded by the coding sequence ATGGTAAGAAGACAATTGGCTTTGTTGGTATTTTTGGGGTTATTTACTTTAATTACCAGTTGTGGTCCCCTTCTTATAGCGGGTGGTGCCGGTCTCGGTGCAGGAGGAGTGATATGGTATAAGGGAGAACTGGAAACAACATTACAGGCATCAATACATCAAACACGGAGTGCTACGCTGGACGCCTTAAAAGATTTCAAGTTACCTGTTGCGTCGGAAAAGAAGGATAACCTTGTTGTAATAATTGATTCGGAGATATCTGATGGCACAAGGATATGGATAAAACTCAATTCACTTGCCGAGTCGGCGACGAAGGTAAATATACGAGTGGGTATTCTGGGGGATGAAGCTATGTCTAATAGAATATTGGAAGCAATTAAAAGAAACCTAAAATAG